In Fibrobacter sp. UWH4, a single genomic region encodes these proteins:
- a CDS encoding sensor domain-containing diguanylate cyclase — protein sequence MSVSEILFIVAGLLVGLSFLNGMFLFLIPFAVVAFVLAWMNRPRLAGPGASTATLPVITLKNRATGTTPVVAPDLRSEFRNGNGMANEPEAALKVSQVWARANADINRAMMDLLLALKGIVPNVNSALVFSQRNAKEWGVRNYVNDKEVSVNPSTVITETSGLLSQLFRSGVDRLLEGDLPGCKSLQYYVDNTPIKSVVAVPLIDHGSGVRVGALILDSVCPNAFNNATARALTYVAGAISMLDYKGFYSAQKHIALQQYSGLYNYLRKFFKTMSVNDIYKEIINYVRANMAYDRLTIMAMDKDKDSGRVIHCDGVDADQFVNKRFTLSDKGIFVLSIMRNRPMERSFLPGFKDYLPRLNDSEKRNLNLRQIFVMPIAAEHDAATADIAICLESSSSLPYNDHEKELLKAFASVAGFAYDRACKFEMGREQAMRDGHTGLINKKTLFEKLRAEKSRADRGKYSIGVLMMDIDHFKSVNDTYGHPIGDVVIKGIADTISKEIRSDIDIVARFGGEEFVVGLIETDANGMVETAERIRKAVQKLSFDIHQAEPLRVTVSIGAFLLQPNFNGDLQKAVNNADQALYRAKEGGRNQVVQFQTAEPEPATV from the coding sequence ATGTCGGTTTCTGAAATATTGTTTATTGTGGCAGGTCTTTTGGTTGGCCTTTCGTTTCTGAACGGGATGTTCCTTTTCCTGATCCCCTTTGCCGTGGTGGCTTTTGTCCTTGCCTGGATGAACCGTCCGCGCCTGGCCGGCCCGGGGGCATCTACGGCGACACTTCCGGTGATTACGCTCAAGAACCGTGCAACGGGGACGACTCCCGTGGTGGCTCCCGATTTGCGTTCCGAATTCCGCAACGGCAACGGTATGGCGAATGAACCCGAGGCGGCACTCAAGGTGAGCCAGGTCTGGGCGCGTGCCAATGCCGACATCAACAGGGCCATGATGGATCTTCTCCTTGCCCTTAAGGGTATTGTCCCGAATGTCAATTCCGCCCTGGTCTTTTCGCAGCGCAATGCCAAGGAATGGGGCGTCCGCAATTACGTGAACGACAAGGAAGTTTCCGTCAATCCTTCTACGGTAATCACTGAAACTTCCGGACTTTTAAGTCAGCTTTTCCGTTCCGGGGTTGACCGTCTCCTGGAAGGCGACTTGCCTGGTTGCAAGAGTCTGCAATATTATGTAGACAACACCCCGATTAAGTCGGTGGTGGCCGTGCCCCTGATCGACCATGGAAGCGGAGTCCGTGTTGGCGCCCTGATTTTGGATTCTGTTTGCCCGAACGCCTTCAACAATGCGACAGCCCGAGCGCTGACTTATGTGGCCGGGGCGATTTCGATGCTCGACTACAAGGGTTTTTATTCGGCACAGAAGCATATTGCCCTGCAGCAGTATAGCGGCCTTTACAACTACTTGCGCAAGTTCTTCAAGACGATGTCGGTGAACGACATTTACAAGGAAATCATCAACTACGTCAGGGCCAATATGGCCTACGATCGCCTGACGATCATGGCGATGGACAAGGATAAGGATTCTGGTCGTGTCATCCATTGCGACGGCGTGGATGCGGACCAGTTCGTCAACAAGCGCTTCACCCTTTCGGACAAGGGCATCTTTGTCCTTTCGATCATGCGCAACCGTCCTATGGAACGTTCCTTCTTGCCCGGCTTCAAGGATTACCTGCCTCGCCTGAACGATTCCGAAAAGAGGAACCTGAACCTCCGCCAGATTTTCGTGATGCCTATTGCGGCTGAACACGATGCCGCCACGGCCGATATCGCCATTTGTCTCGAAAGCAGCAGCTCGCTTCCCTATAACGATCACGAGAAGGAATTGCTCAAGGCGTTCGCAAGTGTCGCCGGTTTTGCCTACGACCGTGCCTGCAAATTCGAAATGGGCCGTGAACAGGCGATGCGCGACGGCCATACGGGGCTTATCAATAAGAAGACTCTGTTCGAAAAGCTCCGTGCCGAAAAGAGCCGCGCCGATCGCGGCAAGTACAGTATCGGTGTCCTGATGATGGATATCGACCATTTCAAGAGTGTGAATGATACCTACGGGCATCCGATTGGCGACGTGGTCATCAAGGGAATCGCCGATACGATCAGCAAGGAAATCCGTAGCGATATCGACATCGTGGCGCGTTTCGGCGGCGAAGAATTTGTTGTTGGGCTTATCGAGACCGATGCGAACGGCATGGTCGAAACGGCTGAACGTATTCGCAAGGCTGTCCAGAAGCTCTCCTTCGACATTCACCAGGCGGAACCCCTGCGTGTGACGGTCAGTATCGGTGCGTTCCTCCTGCAGCCCAATTTCAACGGGGACCTCCAGAAGGCCGTAAACAACGCCGACCAGGCACTCTACCGCGCCAAGGAAGGCGGCCGTAACCAGGTGGTTCAGTTCCAGACGGCGGAACCCGAACCTGCAACTGTTTAA
- a CDS encoding sodium:solute symporter: MFTVLDWIVLAAYLLLSVFIGLWVSRGNKNLKEYMLGGGSIPWVAVGISLIATSVSATTFLGAPADVYGDNMTFLMFQIGALISIVVVGFVFIPRFRSSGINSAYELFEVRFSKPVRRLAAIFYCLHLLLRTGILLFAPSLVLAQILHIDLKLAIVVSAAVAIFYTWFGGIKAVIWTDVMQFCVFFGGGVLVLLVIANSVGGFGEMAALASEAGKTKWWDASMDISNARTLVSAGFAYAILEIAIRGCDQQFVQRYLSCKDVKAANRSSILSMVLGCAVSILFYWVGAALYVYYQKAHAAPLPEGLGQNDVFPYFIVHGLPAGITGLIVAAICAAAMSSLSSAINSLGNTSERDFLGWDENEGIGGLKRAKIWTVVWGVLGIFFALFAATQQGSLLKNALFFTGLFTGPLLGMFLLAFFADRLFGTGAKRLRGWVVIVAVLCGMASLVLVQGIPAFGVSAVLGGIFSWPWMPFISMTTTVAVALLVNAFVNLFKK; the protein is encoded by the coding sequence ATGTTTACTGTTCTTGATTGGATTGTTCTTGCGGCGTACTTGCTGCTGTCTGTATTTATCGGTCTCTGGGTGTCCCGTGGCAACAAGAACCTGAAGGAATACATGTTGGGCGGCGGCTCCATCCCGTGGGTGGCCGTGGGCATCAGCCTGATCGCGACATCGGTGAGTGCGACTACGTTCCTCGGGGCGCCTGCCGATGTGTATGGCGACAACATGACGTTCCTGATGTTCCAGATCGGTGCGCTCATCAGTATCGTGGTCGTCGGCTTCGTCTTTATCCCTAGGTTCCGCAGTTCGGGAATCAATAGCGCCTATGAACTTTTCGAGGTGCGCTTTTCCAAGCCGGTCCGTCGGCTTGCGGCTATTTTCTATTGCCTGCACCTGTTGCTCCGCACGGGAATCCTGCTGTTCGCACCGTCGCTGGTGCTTGCGCAGATTCTGCATATCGACCTTAAGCTGGCGATTGTCGTGTCTGCAGCCGTGGCCATTTTCTATACGTGGTTCGGAGGCATCAAGGCGGTCATCTGGACCGACGTGATGCAGTTCTGCGTTTTCTTTGGTGGCGGCGTGCTGGTGCTCCTGGTAATTGCGAACTCCGTCGGTGGCTTCGGTGAAATGGCGGCTCTCGCTTCCGAGGCGGGCAAGACCAAGTGGTGGGACGCCTCGATGGATATTTCGAATGCCCGTACGCTTGTTTCGGCGGGCTTTGCATACGCCATTCTTGAAATTGCAATCCGCGGCTGTGACCAGCAGTTCGTGCAGCGTTACCTGAGCTGCAAGGATGTCAAGGCGGCAAACCGTTCGAGTATCCTTTCGATGGTGCTGGGCTGTGCGGTCTCGATCCTTTTCTACTGGGTAGGTGCTGCGCTCTACGTTTACTACCAGAAAGCTCATGCTGCTCCGCTTCCAGAAGGTCTGGGACAGAACGACGTTTTTCCATACTTTATCGTCCATGGACTTCCCGCGGGAATCACGGGGCTCATTGTGGCGGCGATCTGTGCGGCGGCCATGAGCAGTCTCTCGAGTGCCATCAATTCGCTCGGCAATACGTCTGAACGAGATTTCCTGGGCTGGGACGAAAACGAAGGAATTGGCGGCCTCAAGCGTGCCAAGATCTGGACGGTCGTGTGGGGCGTTTTAGGAATTTTCTTTGCCCTGTTTGCGGCGACGCAGCAGGGGAGCCTGCTCAAGAACGCCCTGTTCTTTACGGGACTTTTCACGGGACCGCTCTTGGGAATGTTCCTGCTGGCTTTCTTTGCCGACAGGTTGTTTGGAACGGGTGCGAAAAGGCTTCGCGGCTGGGTCGTAATCGTGGCCGTGCTCTGTGGCATGGCAAGCCTTGTCCTGGTGCAGGGAATTCCGGCCTTTGGCGTTTCCGCGGTGCTTGGAGGAATCTTCAGTTGGCCGTGGATGCCCTTTATCAGCATGACGACGACGGTGGCCGTGGCGCTCCTAGTCAATGCCTTTGTTAATTTATTTAAAAAGTAG
- a CDS encoding SIMPL domain-containing protein, with amino-acid sequence MSNKLFVLVIVLLVFVAFIVVSVDKDETPGEKLSQMLPLGDKTTPTVEVSASESRKYEANEFVTVACLELHGKDKELLFKQLTSRRASIFEQMKNIDVTESDIEQNSVEMRKEWSYDKGTRSLTGYVVSQFFAIKSSNRATAAAVIAALSAELDVEISHTSATLKNEAELKKGIIKAAGEKALETASSYAESVGGKLGKVISVTGNGEGLSFRNHVLGARKAAFYDGATADNLSAVADSVEISASIHLVAELLQ; translated from the coding sequence ATGTCTAACAAGCTTTTTGTTTTGGTCATAGTCCTTTTGGTTTTTGTCGCCTTCATCGTCGTGTCGGTGGATAAGGACGAAACTCCCGGCGAAAAATTGTCGCAGATGCTGCCTCTTGGCGACAAGACAACGCCTACGGTAGAAGTTTCCGCTTCGGAAAGCCGCAAGTACGAGGCCAACGAATTCGTTACGGTTGCCTGCCTTGAATTGCACGGCAAGGACAAGGAACTTCTTTTCAAGCAGTTGACGAGCCGTCGTGCTTCTATCTTTGAGCAAATGAAGAACATCGACGTGACGGAAAGTGATATTGAACAGAACAGTGTCGAAATGCGCAAGGAATGGTCCTACGACAAGGGAACGCGCAGTCTTACAGGTTACGTGGTCAGCCAGTTCTTTGCGATCAAGTCTTCGAACAGGGCTACGGCTGCGGCGGTGATTGCGGCCCTTTCTGCCGAACTGGATGTGGAAATCAGCCATACGTCGGCAACGCTCAAGAATGAGGCCGAACTCAAGAAGGGGATTATTAAGGCGGCTGGGGAAAAGGCTCTCGAAACGGCGTCCAGCTACGCGGAAAGCGTGGGCGGCAAACTGGGCAAGGTTATCTCGGTGACGGGAAATGGGGAGGGACTCTCTTTTAGAAATCATGTCCTTGGCGCAAGAAAGGCCGCTTTCTATGACGGGGCGACGGCGGATAATCTTTCCGCCGTGGCGGATTCGGTAGAAATTTCGGCGTCTATTCACCTGGTGGCGGAACTGCTCCAATAG
- a CDS encoding anaerobic ribonucleoside triphosphate reductase gives MIVSVRKRDGREMPFNIEKIADAIVKAFRASGELDEQIKASQSQLNLLGSDDVLTSTALKVSADVVGRLEAEGKTVPEIEEIQDAVEKSLTEGGYADTAKSYILYRAERTRVREVNTRLMHTLRDITFSSAKESDLKRENANIDGDTAMGTMLKYGSESAKHFYTMMMLKPEHSRAHMEGDIHIHDLDFYSLTMTCCQIDLKKLFKNGFNTGHGHLREPKDIRSYAALAAIAIQSNQNDQHGGQSIPNFDYAMADGVRITYRKSYLANMVKALMLLTSKTEEEVQPVVKKLHTEMAEMGMVATLVPNEKFQDTEARELSKTYGEEVVINAQKFAEKMAYEETDKATFQAMEAFVHNLNSMHSRAGAQTPFSSINYGMCTEPEARMVMKNLLLTTEEGLGGGETAIFPIQIFRVKEGINLNPEDPNYDLFKLSCRVSAKRLFPNFSFQDAPYNLQYYKPGHPETEIAYMGCRTRVIGNHYDPSREISFGRGNLSFTSINLPRIAIKMKSVDLFFKELDRMLQLVSDQLMERFAVQSRRKVKNFPFLMGQGVWIDSDKLGWEDTVGEVIKHGTLSIGFIGLAETLVMLTGKHHGESEESQKLGLKIIGHMREFCDKESERLGLNFSLLATPAEGLSGRFVRMDKKKFGIIPGVTDRDYYTNSFHIPVYYKISAFKKISLEAPYHALTNAGHISYVELDGDPTQNLEAFEKIVHHMAKSGIGYGSINHPVDRDPVCGFVGVIGDCCPRCGRTEGHAIAPEKIEELRKLYPGMPVFKGIR, from the coding sequence ATGATTGTTTCTGTAAGGAAGCGTGACGGCCGTGAGATGCCGTTCAACATTGAAAAAATCGCCGATGCCATTGTCAAGGCTTTCCGCGCCTCGGGTGAACTTGATGAGCAAATCAAGGCGTCCCAAAGTCAGTTGAATTTGTTGGGTAGCGATGACGTGCTTACGAGCACGGCGCTCAAGGTGTCTGCCGATGTGGTGGGCAGACTCGAAGCCGAGGGCAAGACCGTTCCCGAAATTGAAGAAATCCAGGATGCTGTAGAAAAGTCTCTTACCGAAGGTGGCTACGCCGATACCGCCAAGAGCTACATCTTGTACCGTGCCGAACGTACTCGCGTGCGCGAAGTGAATACTCGCCTCATGCATACGCTCCGCGACATCACTTTCAGTTCTGCCAAGGAATCCGACCTCAAGCGTGAAAACGCGAACATCGATGGCGACACCGCTATGGGCACCATGCTCAAGTACGGTTCCGAATCGGCCAAGCACTTCTACACGATGATGATGCTCAAGCCCGAGCACAGCCGCGCCCACATGGAAGGCGATATCCATATCCACGATTTGGATTTCTATTCCCTTACCATGACTTGCTGCCAGATCGACCTCAAGAAACTCTTCAAGAACGGTTTCAATACCGGTCACGGTCATCTGCGCGAACCGAAAGATATTCGTAGCTATGCCGCCTTGGCCGCTATCGCGATCCAGTCTAACCAGAACGACCAGCACGGTGGCCAGTCCATTCCGAACTTTGACTATGCCATGGCCGACGGCGTGCGTATTACGTACCGCAAGAGCTATTTGGCCAATATGGTCAAGGCCCTCATGCTCTTGACTTCCAAGACCGAAGAAGAAGTCCAGCCGGTCGTCAAGAAGCTCCATACCGAAATGGCGGAAATGGGAATGGTGGCGACGCTCGTGCCGAACGAAAAGTTCCAGGATACCGAAGCTCGCGAACTTTCCAAGACTTATGGCGAAGAAGTGGTGATCAACGCCCAGAAGTTTGCCGAAAAGATGGCTTACGAAGAAACCGACAAGGCGACCTTCCAGGCCATGGAAGCCTTCGTCCATAACTTGAACTCCATGCATAGCCGCGCTGGTGCCCAGACTCCGTTCAGCAGCATCAACTACGGTATGTGCACGGAGCCCGAAGCCCGTATGGTCATGAAGAACTTGCTTCTCACGACCGAAGAAGGCCTCGGCGGTGGCGAAACGGCAATCTTCCCGATTCAGATTTTCCGCGTCAAGGAAGGCATCAACCTGAACCCGGAAGATCCGAACTACGATTTGTTCAAGCTGTCTTGCCGCGTGAGCGCCAAGCGCCTGTTCCCGAACTTCAGTTTCCAGGATGCCCCGTACAACCTGCAGTACTACAAGCCGGGCCACCCTGAAACCGAAATTGCCTATATGGGCTGCCGTACCCGCGTGATCGGTAACCACTACGACCCGAGCCGCGAAATCAGCTTCGGCCGTGGCAACTTGAGTTTCACGTCGATCAACCTTCCGCGTATCGCCATCAAGATGAAGTCCGTGGACCTGTTCTTCAAGGAACTCGACCGCATGCTGCAACTGGTGAGCGACCAGCTCATGGAACGCTTTGCCGTCCAGAGCCGCCGCAAGGTCAAGAACTTCCCGTTCCTCATGGGACAGGGCGTGTGGATCGATTCCGACAAGCTCGGCTGGGAAGATACCGTGGGTGAAGTCATCAAGCACGGTACGCTTTCGATCGGCTTTATCGGACTTGCCGAAACTCTGGTGATGCTGACGGGCAAGCACCACGGCGAATCCGAGGAATCCCAGAAGCTCGGCCTCAAGATTATCGGCCACATGCGCGAATTCTGCGACAAGGAATCCGAACGTCTCGGCCTCAACTTCAGCTTGCTCGCTACGCCTGCCGAAGGCCTTTCCGGTCGTTTCGTGCGTATGGACAAGAAGAAGTTCGGTATTATCCCGGGCGTGACTGACCGCGACTACTACACAAACTCTTTCCATATTCCGGTGTACTACAAGATTTCCGCTTTCAAGAAGATTTCGCTGGAAGCCCCGTACCATGCGCTCACCAACGCAGGCCACATTAGCTATGTGGAACTCGATGGCGACCCGACGCAGAACCTGGAAGCCTTCGAAAAGATCGTGCATCACATGGCGAAGTCCGGTATCGGTTATGGATCCATCAACCACCCGGTCGACCGCGACCCGGTGTGCGGATTCGTGGGTGTCATCGGTGACTGCTGCCCGCGTTGCGGCCGTACCGAAGGTCATGCGATTGCCCCCGAAAAGATCGAGGAACTTCGTAAGCTGTACCCCGGCATGCCCGTATTCAAAGGAATCAGGTAG
- the nrdD gene encoding anaerobic ribonucleoside-triphosphate reductase, translated as MSEKELNKYGEGVGFERIRRITGYLVGTVDRFNNAKRAEVNDRVKHGI; from the coding sequence ATGTCCGAAAAAGAACTGAACAAGTATGGTGAAGGTGTTGGATTCGAACGTATCCGCCGCATCACGGGTTACCTCGTCGGTACCGTCGATCGCTTCAACAACGCCAAGCGTGCCGAAGTGAACGATCGCGTGAAGCACGGCATTTAG
- the nrdG gene encoding anaerobic ribonucleoside-triphosphate reductase activating protein has protein sequence MDEYPRLRIAGIEPESFVDGPGIRMTIFTQGCHHNCPGCQNPQTHDFNGGHYIEIEEILDMIEENPLLDGITFSGGDPMDQAAALIPLARKIKERGMNLVIFTGYTYERLMELTHERPEMFELLTFADILIDGPFILAKRSLELKFRGSSNQRIIDVQKSLVEGHVVLHQIQLDEMKAHPDLLG, from the coding sequence ATGGACGAATACCCTCGCTTGCGGATTGCCGGAATCGAACCCGAATCGTTCGTGGACGGTCCCGGAATCCGCATGACAATCTTTACTCAAGGTTGTCACCATAATTGCCCCGGATGCCAGAACCCGCAGACCCACGATTTTAACGGGGGTCATTATATTGAAATTGAAGAAATCCTCGATATGATCGAGGAAAACCCGTTGCTTGACGGCATCACGTTTAGTGGCGGTGATCCGATGGACCAGGCGGCTGCCCTGATCCCTTTGGCGCGTAAAATCAAGGAACGGGGCATGAACCTGGTGATTTTCACCGGCTACACCTACGAACGCCTGATGGAACTGACGCACGAGCGTCCCGAAATGTTCGAACTCCTGACGTTTGCGGACATTTTGATTGACGGCCCGTTCATCTTGGCGAAGCGTTCCTTGGAACTCAAGTTCAGGGGGTCGTCGAACCAGCGCATTATCGATGTGCAGAAGAGCCTTGTAGAGGGCCATGTGGTGCTTCACCAGATTCAACTGGACGAAATGAAGGCGCACCCCGACCTTTTGGGCTAA
- a CDS encoding DUF1007 family protein, translating into MKILLRVLCLILLFGLAPVFAHPHVFADSKIKVIFNDKGFAGIHNRWVFDEIYSTAMMSSGDVDGDGEISNAEGEWFRRAILDPLQDKNYYNYVLQGTSFVKARKLKNFRASFQGGRLVLDFETEFEMPVTADYTMFVVVVSDPTNYIQMTTDMENADVDAPDAIDVEFFDDGLEGLTMFRAFVYAPQGLFLRFKKK; encoded by the coding sequence ATGAAAATTCTTTTGCGGGTGCTGTGTCTGATTCTCCTGTTTGGCCTGGCGCCCGTTTTTGCGCATCCGCACGTTTTTGCCGATTCGAAGATTAAGGTCATTTTCAACGATAAGGGCTTTGCGGGGATTCATAACCGCTGGGTCTTTGATGAAATCTATAGCACCGCCATGATGTCCTCAGGTGATGTAGACGGCGACGGTGAAATTTCGAATGCCGAAGGTGAATGGTTCCGTAGGGCGATTTTGGACCCCTTGCAGGACAAGAACTACTACAACTACGTTCTGCAGGGAACGTCTTTTGTGAAGGCCCGCAAGCTGAAAAATTTCAGGGCGAGTTTCCAAGGGGGGCGCCTGGTGCTCGATTTCGAGACGGAATTCGAAATGCCTGTGACGGCGGATTATACGATGTTCGTCGTTGTGGTTTCCGATCCGACGAACTATATCCAGATGACGACGGATATGGAAAACGCAGACGTAGATGCTCCCGATGCAATCGATGTGGAATTCTTCGATGACGGCCTGGAAGGACTGACTATGTTCAGGGCTTTTGTGTACGCTCCTCAGGGACTTTTCCTGAGATTCAAGAAAAAATAG
- the trxA gene encoding thioredoxin, translating to MPAIHLTAENFDQAISSGQLVFVDFWATWCRPCMMMGPIIDELADEYNGRAVIAKINVDDAGVGDICGRFGITNIPNMKLFKNGIEVGNVVGAVPKATVKAVIDRYL from the coding sequence ATGCCTGCAATTCACCTTACTGCAGAAAATTTCGACCAGGCCATTTCTTCGGGTCAGCTGGTCTTTGTGGACTTTTGGGCAACCTGGTGCCGCCCGTGCATGATGATGGGCCCGATTATCGACGAACTTGCCGATGAATACAATGGTCGTGCCGTCATTGCGAAAATTAACGTGGACGATGCCGGCGTGGGCGATATCTGTGGCCGTTTCGGCATCACGAACATTCCCAACATGAAGCTGTTCAAGAACGGTATCGAAGTGGGCAACGTGGTAGGTGCCGTTCCCAAGGCGACCGTGAAGGCTGTCATCGATCGCTACCTGTAA
- the hisF gene encoding imidazole glycerol phosphate synthase subunit HisF has product MLTKRLIVCLDVRDRKVTKGVKFKGNIDIGDPVEMGARYSDDGVDELVFYDITASAENRPCDMEMIRQIARRVFIPFAVGGGIRNLDDMHEALLAGAEKVSVNSLAVLHPEIIAEGAKAFGRQCIVLGMDAKFVGVSEKFPSGYEVYIRGGRQAMGLDAVQWAKRAEELGVGEICLNSIDADGVKGGYELNITDQVSRAVQVPVIASGGAGTPDHIVDLFAKTSADAALVASMVHFGDYTVPGIKDAMRRAGVPVREK; this is encoded by the coding sequence ATGCTTACAAAACGTCTTATAGTCTGCCTCGACGTCCGTGACCGCAAGGTAACGAAGGGCGTCAAGTTCAAGGGCAATATCGACATCGGCGACCCTGTGGAAATGGGCGCTCGCTATAGCGACGACGGTGTTGACGAGCTCGTTTTCTACGATATTACGGCCAGTGCCGAAAATCGTCCCTGCGATATGGAAATGATCCGTCAGATTGCGCGCCGCGTGTTTATTCCTTTTGCGGTGGGTGGCGGAATCCGTAACCTCGACGATATGCACGAGGCTCTCCTGGCGGGTGCCGAAAAGGTAAGTGTGAATAGCCTCGCCGTGCTGCATCCCGAAATTATTGCCGAGGGCGCCAAGGCCTTCGGTCGTCAGTGCATTGTGCTTGGCATGGATGCGAAGTTCGTGGGAGTTTCCGAGAAATTTCCCAGCGGTTACGAAGTGTATATCCGCGGCGGTCGTCAGGCGATGGGCCTCGATGCGGTGCAGTGGGCGAAACGCGCCGAGGAACTCGGTGTCGGTGAAATCTGCCTGAACTCGATCGATGCCGACGGCGTCAAGGGTGGCTATGAATTGAATATTACCGACCAGGTGTCGCGTGCGGTGCAGGTGCCGGTAATCGCGAGTGGCGGTGCGGGGACGCCGGACCATATCGTTGACCTTTTTGCTAAGACATCTGCGGATGCGGCCCTGGTGGCGTCGATGGTACATTTCGGCGATTACACGGTACCCGGAATCAAGGATGCCATGCGTCGTGCGGGAGTTCCCGTTCGCGAAAAGTAA
- a CDS encoding TldD/PmbA family protein has translation MNPSVAVKIFEAGKSAGADFVEIFEEETRSSTLGLKSSHIESATAGTEYGIGIRLLYGTEVLYGFTSDDSEEALLKLVQTLAFGRIAGKPSMPFEFAPQKRVADYNVAAFKDPRVLGQAVKQDFLFRADKAARAISDKVVQVGASVTDSCTSIMLLNSEGLNLVFDRARLRVNVTVTASDGTERLTTHEAPGALGGYELLGNYSPEALATESAERVLRMLSAGYIQGGQMPVVMGNGFGGVIFHEACGHPLETESVRRGASPFCGKIGEAIGQPCLTAIDDGTLDGVWGSLKCDDEGTPTQRTVLIENGILKTYMSDRVGAAEVGIARTGSARRESYKYAPVSRMRNTFIAPGKDSFDSMIASVDNGLYAARMAGGSVNPATGEFNFAVDEGYVIRNGKICEPVRGATLIGKGHEIMPRISMVGSDWEVAAGVCGASSGHVPVTVGQPTIKVDQILVGGR, from the coding sequence ATGAATCCTTCTGTCGCGGTAAAAATTTTCGAGGCGGGTAAGAGCGCCGGTGCGGATTTTGTCGAAATTTTTGAAGAAGAAACGCGTAGCTCGACTTTGGGATTGAAGTCCAGCCATATCGAATCGGCGACTGCCGGAACCGAGTACGGTATCGGCATCCGTCTTTTGTATGGAACGGAAGTGCTTTACGGTTTTACGAGCGATGATTCCGAAGAAGCCCTGCTGAAATTGGTTCAGACGCTTGCCTTTGGCCGTATCGCGGGAAAACCGTCGATGCCGTTCGAGTTCGCTCCGCAGAAACGCGTTGCCGATTACAATGTTGCCGCCTTCAAGGATCCGCGGGTACTGGGACAGGCGGTCAAGCAGGATTTTCTGTTCCGAGCAGACAAGGCTGCCCGCGCCATTTCGGATAAAGTAGTCCAGGTCGGCGCTTCCGTCACGGATTCGTGTACGTCGATTATGCTGTTGAATAGCGAAGGTCTGAATTTGGTTTTCGACCGTGCCCGCCTTCGCGTGAACGTGACGGTGACTGCAAGTGACGGAACCGAAAGGCTTACGACGCACGAGGCTCCGGGAGCCCTGGGCGGTTACGAGCTGCTGGGAAATTATTCTCCCGAGGCGTTGGCAACGGAAAGTGCCGAACGTGTGCTCCGGATGCTTTCGGCCGGCTACATTCAGGGCGGACAGATGCCCGTGGTGATGGGTAATGGCTTTGGCGGTGTCATTTTCCACGAGGCGTGCGGACATCCGCTCGAGACGGAATCGGTCCGTCGCGGCGCAAGCCCCTTCTGCGGAAAAATCGGCGAGGCAATCGGGCAACCGTGCCTCACGGCAATCGATGACGGTACCCTGGACGGCGTATGGGGAAGCCTCAAGTGCGATGACGAAGGAACTCCCACGCAACGTACGGTGCTGATCGAGAACGGCATCCTGAAAACTTACATGAGTGACCGCGTAGGCGCTGCCGAGGTGGGTATTGCCCGTACGGGTTCCGCCCGTCGCGAAAGCTACAAGTATGCGCCCGTCAGCCGCATGCGCAACACTTTTATTGCACCGGGTAAAGATTCGTTCGATTCGATGATCGCGAGTGTCGACAACGGCCTGTACGCCGCCCGCATGGCGGGCGGTTCGGTGAACCCGGCGACGGGCGAGTTCAACTTTGCCGTCGACGAAGGTTATGTTATCCGTAACGGAAAAATCTGCGAACCGGTTCGCGGCGCAACTCTTATCGGAAAGGGCCACGAGATTATGCCTCGCATCAGCATGGTCGGTTCCGACTGGGAAGTGGCGGCCGGTGTCTGCGGCGCTTCTTCGGGACATGTCCCCGTGACAGTCGGCCAACCTACCATCAAGGTGGACCAGATTCTCGTCGGTGGCCGATAA